One part of the Flavobacterium johnsoniae UW101 genome encodes these proteins:
- a CDS encoding ComEA family DNA-binding protein yields MNFQVLNRYFKFTNRQQTGIFLFFTIIIILQLIYFFSDFSKYEKISAEEKQWLSIQNEIDAQKKNELENNHKVYKFNPNYISDYKGYKLGMSIQEIDRLLAFRKQNKYVNSAEEFQNVTQISDSLLNVLSPLFKFPDWAQNKNEFKKERKEYVPKVFEKKERIILTDINQASQEDLIKIYGIGEALSTRILKQKETLGGFVSMEQLTDVWGLSPEVIIELNNHFKAVLPSNFKKIPINDASLKELSQFPYFKYALAKQIVTYRSMNGNFNNIEDLSKIKGFPVEKAKIISLYLEF; encoded by the coding sequence ATGAATTTTCAGGTACTTAACCGTTATTTTAAGTTTACAAATAGACAACAAACAGGGATTTTTCTATTTTTTACTATAATAATTATTTTACAGCTTATTTATTTTTTCTCGGATTTCAGCAAATATGAAAAAATCTCTGCAGAAGAAAAGCAATGGCTTTCAATCCAAAATGAGATAGACGCTCAGAAAAAAAATGAGTTAGAGAATAATCACAAGGTTTATAAATTTAATCCAAATTATATTTCAGACTATAAAGGGTATAAGCTGGGAATGTCGATTCAGGAAATCGACAGATTGTTAGCATTTAGAAAACAAAATAAATATGTCAATTCTGCAGAAGAATTTCAAAATGTAACCCAAATTTCAGATTCATTATTAAATGTGCTTTCACCGCTTTTTAAATTTCCGGACTGGGCGCAAAATAAGAATGAATTCAAAAAAGAAAGAAAAGAATATGTCCCGAAGGTGTTTGAAAAAAAAGAAAGAATTATTTTAACAGATATCAATCAGGCATCTCAAGAAGATTTAATAAAGATATATGGGATAGGAGAGGCGCTTTCTACAAGAATATTGAAACAAAAAGAAACATTAGGAGGTTTTGTTTCTATGGAACAACTAACAGATGTTTGGGGATTATCGCCAGAAGTAATAATAGAATTAAATAATCATTTTAAAGCCGTCTTACCTTCTAACTTTAAAAAGATTCCTATAAATGACGCGTCATTAAAAGAGTTGTCGCAGTTTCCATACTTTAAATATGCATTAGCCAAACAAATTGTAACGTATAGAAGTATGAACGGAAATTTTAATAATATTGAGGATTTGTCAAAAATTAAAGGTTTTCCTGTTGAAAAAGCAAAAATAATTAGTTTATATTTGGAGTTCTAA
- a CDS encoding APC family permease, whose protein sequence is MSIWRVKPISAFEADMKKSDLKRVLGKWSLTAIGVGAIIGGGIFVLTGTGAYYHAGPALAISFIIAGIACVFAALCYSEFASILPVEGSAYAYAYGTIGEMFAWIIGWGLILEYAMGSMTVAVSWSGYFNKLLKLFHIKLPEWLTTDPASYTGEGFSMNLPAFLIVILVISLLIKGTKSAAKANNAIVILKVSAVIFVIIAGLFFINTANWSPFIPEATQIIEKETTHNAYGIGGIVSGAAAIFFAYVGFDAVSTQAGEAINPKKDVPFAIIASLLICTTLYILVSLVLTGMMNYQDFNPLGKYPDAIKAPVAYAFDIAGQGWAGSIITVAATIGLISVLMVMIMGQSRIFLGMSKDGLIPSVFSKVNPISGTPKTNLMILGGIIATVAAFTPINKLADMTSFGTLFAFTMVCIAVWILRVKQPGLNRTFKVPALPVIAVLGIAINSYLIFNLSLDAQLLSFGWLIIGILVYFGYSKKRSRLNDTTTEE, encoded by the coding sequence ATGTCAATTTGGAGAGTTAAACCAATATCTGCCTTTGAGGCTGATATGAAAAAAAGTGATTTAAAAAGAGTCCTTGGAAAATGGAGCCTTACTGCCATTGGGGTTGGTGCCATTATCGGTGGTGGAATTTTTGTACTTACCGGTACTGGAGCTTATTACCATGCAGGTCCAGCTTTAGCAATTTCGTTTATTATTGCAGGTATTGCCTGTGTTTTTGCTGCTCTTTGTTATTCTGAATTTGCTTCTATCTTACCTGTTGAAGGATCTGCTTATGCATATGCTTATGGTACTATAGGAGAAATGTTTGCATGGATAATCGGCTGGGGACTTATTCTTGAATATGCAATGGGATCAATGACAGTCGCCGTTTCCTGGTCAGGATATTTCAACAAATTACTTAAATTGTTTCACATTAAACTTCCTGAATGGCTCACAACAGACCCTGCAAGTTACACTGGTGAAGGATTTTCAATGAATCTTCCTGCTTTCTTGATTGTAATTTTAGTTATTTCATTACTAATTAAAGGTACAAAAAGCGCAGCTAAAGCAAATAATGCTATTGTAATCCTTAAAGTATCTGCAGTAATCTTTGTAATTATAGCTGGTCTTTTCTTTATTAATACAGCAAACTGGAGCCCGTTTATTCCTGAAGCAACTCAGATCATAGAAAAAGAAACGACTCATAATGCTTACGGTATTGGAGGAATTGTTTCAGGAGCTGCTGCAATTTTCTTTGCTTATGTTGGTTTTGATGCTGTTTCTACACAAGCCGGAGAAGCTATTAATCCTAAAAAAGATGTTCCGTTTGCGATCATTGCTTCTTTATTAATTTGTACTACATTATATATTCTTGTTTCATTAGTATTAACAGGAATGATGAATTACCAAGATTTTAATCCACTAGGAAAATACCCTGATGCTATTAAAGCTCCAGTAGCTTATGCGTTTGATATTGCAGGGCAAGGCTGGGCTGGTTCTATTATTACTGTTGCTGCAACTATAGGTTTGATATCTGTATTAATGGTAATGATCATGGGACAATCAAGAATCTTCCTAGGTATGTCTAAAGATGGATTAATTCCTTCAGTTTTCTCTAAAGTAAATCCTATTTCCGGAACTCCAAAAACAAACTTAATGATTTTAGGAGGTATTATCGCAACTGTTGCTGCATTTACACCAATCAACAAATTAGCTGATATGACAAGTTTTGGTACTTTGTTTGCCTTTACAATGGTTTGTATCGCTGTTTGGATTTTAAGAGTTAAACAACCGGGATTAAACAGAACTTTTAAAGTTCCTGCTTTACCAGTTATTGCTGTTCTTGGAATCGCAATCAATTCTTACTTAATTTTCAATTTAAGTTTAGATGCTCAATTATTATCATTTGGATGGCTTATAATTGGTATTCTGGTTTACTTCGGATACAGTAAGAAAAGATCAAGACTTAACGATACTACAACTGAAGAATAA
- a CDS encoding acyl-CoA dehydrogenase family protein: MNFEYNETQSMIAQSIKDFAEKNIKPYIMEWDEAQIFPVDLFKKLGEMGFMGVLVPEEYGGSGLGYHEYITVVEEISKVDPSIGLSVAAHNSLCTNHILTFGNEEQKKKYLPKLATAEFIGAWGLTEHNTGSDAGGMNTTAVKDGDFWIINGAKNFITHAISGDVAVVIVRTGEKGDSKGMTAFVLEKGMAGFSSGKKENKLGMRASETAELVFDGCRVPDANRLGEVGQGFVQAMKILDGGRISIGALSLGISKGAYEAALKYSKERYQFGQPISNFQGISFKLADMATEIEASELLLHKAAYLKQQHKPVTTSGAMAKMYASEACVKIANEAVQIHGGYGYTKDFPVEKFYRDSKLCTIGEGTTEIQKLVISRNLLKE, translated from the coding sequence ATGAATTTTGAATATAACGAAACGCAGTCAATGATTGCGCAATCTATAAAAGACTTTGCTGAAAAGAATATAAAACCTTATATAATGGAGTGGGATGAGGCGCAGATTTTTCCTGTCGACTTGTTTAAGAAATTAGGTGAAATGGGATTTATGGGGGTTTTAGTACCTGAAGAATATGGAGGTTCAGGATTGGGTTATCACGAATATATTACAGTAGTTGAAGAAATCTCAAAAGTTGATCCTTCAATAGGATTGTCTGTAGCTGCGCATAATTCACTTTGTACAAATCATATTCTAACATTTGGGAACGAAGAACAAAAGAAAAAATATCTGCCAAAACTAGCAACGGCTGAATTTATTGGAGCTTGGGGACTTACAGAGCATAATACAGGCTCTGATGCTGGAGGAATGAATACAACAGCTGTTAAAGATGGAGATTTTTGGATTATTAACGGAGCTAAAAACTTTATTACACACGCTATATCTGGAGATGTAGCTGTTGTAATTGTTAGAACTGGAGAAAAAGGCGACTCAAAAGGAATGACAGCTTTTGTATTAGAGAAAGGTATGGCAGGTTTTTCTTCGGGTAAAAAAGAGAATAAGTTGGGAATGCGCGCGAGTGAAACGGCTGAATTGGTTTTTGACGGCTGTCGTGTGCCAGATGCAAATAGATTAGGAGAAGTCGGTCAGGGATTTGTTCAGGCAATGAAAATTTTAGATGGAGGCCGAATTTCAATTGGAGCCTTATCATTAGGAATTTCAAAAGGAGCTTACGAAGCAGCATTGAAATATTCAAAAGAAAGATATCAGTTTGGTCAGCCAATCAGTAATTTTCAGGGAATTTCTTTTAAATTGGCTGATATGGCTACAGAAATTGAAGCCTCAGAACTGCTTCTGCATAAAGCTGCTTATTTAAAACAGCAACATAAACCAGTAACAACTTCGGGAGCTATGGCAAAAATGTACGCATCAGAAGCTTGTGTGAAAATCGCAAATGAAGCAGTTCAGATACATGGAGGTTATGGTTATACAAAAGATTTTCCGGTAGAGAAATTTTACAGAGACTCTAAATTGTGTACTATTGGAGAAGGAACTACCGAAATTCAGAAACTGGTTATTTCGAGAAACTTATTGAAAGAATAG
- the nusG gene encoding transcription termination/antitermination protein NusG, with amino-acid sequence MADNNVKKWYVVRAVSGQENKVKAYIETEIARLGMEDYVSQVLVPTEKVVTVKEGKKMSKDKVYFPGYVMIEANLVGEIPHIIKSITSVIGFLGEIKGGEPVPLRLSEVNRMLGKVDELAVNTDTRSIPFSLGETVKVIDGPFNGFNGTVEKINEEKRKLEVMVKIFGRKTPLELSFMQVEKV; translated from the coding sequence ATGGCAGATAATAATGTGAAAAAATGGTATGTAGTTAGAGCTGTAAGCGGTCAAGAAAATAAGGTTAAAGCTTACATCGAAACTGAGATTGCCAGACTAGGGATGGAGGATTATGTTTCTCAAGTTTTAGTACCTACTGAAAAAGTGGTTACAGTAAAAGAAGGGAAAAAAATGTCTAAGGATAAAGTTTATTTCCCTGGATATGTTATGATTGAAGCTAACTTAGTTGGTGAGATACCTCATATTATTAAATCTATTACTAGTGTGATTGGTTTCTTAGGAGAAATTAAAGGCGGAGAACCTGTTCCTTTAAGACTTTCAGAGGTAAATCGTATGTTAGGTAAAGTGGATGAACTTGCTGTGAATACAGATACAAGATCAATTCCGTTCAGCTTAGGTGAAACAGTAAAAGTGATCGATGGTCCTTTTAATGGTTTCAATGGTACGGTTGAGAAAATCAATGAAGAGAAGCGTAAACTTGAAGTAATGGTTAAGATTTTCGGAAGAAAAACTCCATTAGAATTAAGTTTTATGCAAGTAGAAAAAGTATAA
- the secE gene encoding preprotein translocase subunit SecE produces MTKVTNYLSEAFEELKSNVTWPAWAEVQKLTIVVAVFSILFALATWGVDEFFAKALAGFFNWLKG; encoded by the coding sequence ATGACAAAAGTTACTAATTATTTATCAGAGGCTTTCGAAGAGTTAAAGTCAAATGTTACTTGGCCTGCTTGGGCTGAGGTTCAAAAATTGACAATTGTTGTGGCTGTATTTTCGATTCTATTTGCTTTGGCAACATGGGGAGTAGACGAATTTTTTGCAAAAGCTTTGGCTGGATTTTTTAACTGGTTAAAAGGATAA
- the rplL gene encoding 50S ribosomal protein L7/L12, translating to MADLKQFAEQLVNLTVKEVNELATILKDEYGIEPAAAAVVVAAGGGDGAAEEAQTEFTVVLKDAGASKLAVVKLVKELTGLGLKEAKDVVDGAPSNVKEGVSKEEAEGLKKSLEEAGATVELK from the coding sequence ATGGCAGATTTGAAACAATTCGCAGAACAATTAGTTAACTTAACAGTTAAAGAAGTTAACGAATTAGCAACAATATTAAAAGATGAGTACGGAATCGAGCCTGCTGCTGCTGCTGTAGTAGTTGCTGCTGGAGGTGGAGACGGTGCTGCTGAAGAAGCACAAACTGAATTTACAGTTGTATTAAAAGATGCAGGAGCTTCTAAATTAGCAGTTGTGAAATTAGTTAAAGAATTAACTGGTTTAGGTCTTAAAGAAGCTAAAGATGTAGTTGACGGTGCACCAAGCAACGTTAAAGAAGGTGTTTCTAAAGAAGAGGCTGAAGGTCTTAAAAAATCTTTAGAAGAGGCTGGAGCTACTGTTGAGCTTAAATAA
- a CDS encoding tyrosine-type recombinase/integrase encodes MKSNKQAFQDYLQFEKKYSPHTVNAYLNDLGFFEEFNKERFEQDSIERVNYSQIRSWIVFLVDQGVSNVSVNRKMASLKAFYKFLLKIKQIEVSPMLKHKALKTPKIVQIPFSEKEVSDLMFGVESPIGFEEVRDKLIVDLFYTTGMRRAELIGLMLKNVDLSSGVVKVLGKRSKERIVPLLPIVADQINLYIKEREQLDQIVDSEYFFISKKGLKLSESFVYRLINCYFSRVSEKVKKSPHVLRHTFATHLLNNGADLNSVKELLGHSSLASTQVYTHNSLAELKKVYSEAHPRNK; translated from the coding sequence ATGAAATCAAATAAGCAGGCATTTCAGGATTATTTACAGTTTGAGAAAAAATATTCTCCTCATACTGTAAATGCTTATTTAAATGATTTGGGTTTTTTTGAAGAGTTTAATAAAGAGCGTTTTGAGCAGGATTCTATTGAGAGAGTAAATTATAGTCAAATCAGGAGCTGGATTGTTTTTTTGGTAGATCAAGGAGTTTCGAATGTTTCTGTAAATCGTAAAATGGCGTCTTTAAAAGCGTTTTATAAATTCCTTTTAAAAATAAAGCAGATAGAGGTAAGTCCAATGCTTAAACATAAGGCGCTCAAGACTCCTAAAATTGTCCAGATTCCGTTTTCAGAAAAAGAAGTAAGTGATTTGATGTTTGGAGTTGAGTCTCCAATTGGCTTTGAGGAGGTTAGGGATAAGCTTATTGTGGATTTGTTTTATACTACAGGAATGCGTCGGGCAGAATTGATAGGTTTAATGTTGAAAAATGTTGATTTGTCTTCGGGTGTTGTGAAGGTTTTGGGTAAAAGGAGTAAAGAGCGTATTGTGCCGCTTCTGCCGATAGTTGCGGATCAAATTAATTTATATATAAAAGAAAGAGAGCAGCTTGATCAGATTGTGGATTCTGAATATTTTTTTATTTCGAAAAAAGGGTTAAAATTAAGCGAATCTTTTGTGTATCGATTAATAAATTGTTACTTTAGTAGGGTCTCTGAAAAGGTAAAGAAGAGTCCGCATGTGCTTCGGCATACTTTTGCGACTCACTTGCTGAATAATGGGGCAGATTTAAATTCAGTTAAGGAATTATTAGGGCATTCGAGTTTGGCGTCTACGCAGGTTTATACTCATAATAGTTTAGCAGAGTTAAAAAAAGTATATTCAGAAGCGCATCCGAGAAATAAATAA
- the rpsU gene encoding 30S ribosomal protein S21 yields the protein MLIIPIKDGENIDRALKRYKRKFDKTGTVRQLRARTAFIKPSVVKRAQIQKAAYIQTLKDSLES from the coding sequence ATGTTAATTATACCAATTAAAGACGGAGAAAATATCGATAGAGCATTAAAGCGCTATAAGAGAAAATTTGATAAAACAGGAACTGTTCGTCAATTAAGAGCACGTACTGCTTTTATTAAGCCTTCTGTTGTAAAAAGAGCTCAAATTCAAAAAGCTGCTTACATTCAAACTTTGAAAGATAGTTTAGAAAGTTAG
- the rplA gene encoding 50S ribosomal protein L1 encodes MAKLTKKQKEAASKIEKNKLYSLKDAAALLKVVASAKFDESVDIAVRLGVDPRKANQMVRGVVTLPHGTGKDVKVLALVTPDKEAEAREAGADHVGLDDYLQKIKDGWTDVDVIITMPAVMGKLGPLGRILGPRGLMPNPKTGTVTMDVAKAVQEVKAGKIDFKVDKTGIVHAGIGKVSFGAEQIVDNAHEIIQTLIKLKPTAAKGTYIKGIHLTSTMSPAIALDPKAV; translated from the coding sequence ATGGCAAAATTAACAAAAAAGCAAAAAGAGGCTGCTTCAAAAATTGAAAAGAACAAATTATACTCTCTAAAAGATGCTGCGGCATTATTGAAAGTTGTTGCTTCTGCAAAATTTGATGAGTCTGTTGATATCGCAGTTCGTTTGGGTGTAGATCCAAGAAAAGCGAATCAAATGGTTAGAGGTGTGGTAACTTTACCTCACGGAACAGGAAAGGATGTTAAAGTATTAGCATTGGTTACTCCAGACAAAGAGGCTGAAGCAAGAGAGGCTGGAGCAGATCATGTTGGTCTTGATGATTACTTACAAAAAATCAAAGACGGTTGGACAGATGTTGATGTGATCATTACTATGCCTGCTGTTATGGGTAAATTAGGTCCATTAGGTCGTATTTTAGGACCTAGAGGTTTAATGCCTAACCCTAAAACAGGTACAGTAACTATGGATGTTGCTAAAGCTGTTCAAGAAGTTAAAGCTGGTAAAATTGACTTTAAAGTTGATAAAACTGGTATCGTACACGCAGGAATCGGTAAAGTTTCTTTTGGAGCTGAGCAGATTGTTGACAACGCACACGAAATTATTCAAACATTAATAAAACTTAAACCAACTGCTGCTAAAGGTACATACATCAAAGGTATTCACCTTACAAGCACAATGAGTCCTGCTATTGCATTAGACCCAAAAGCAGTATAA
- the tuf gene encoding elongation factor Tu, whose amino-acid sequence MAKENFNRSKPHLNIGTIGHVDHGKTTLTAAITKVLSDAGYCQAKSFDQIDNAPEEKERGITINTSHVEYETANRHYAHVDCPGHADYVKNMVTGAAQMDGAILVVAATDGPMPQTREHILLGRQVGIPRIVVFMNKVDMVDDAELLELVEMEIRDLLSFYEYDGDNGPVVQGSALGGLNNDPNWVPKIIELMEAVDNWIEEPVRDVAKPFLMPVEDVFTITGRGTVATGRIETGVANTGDPVEIIGMGAEKLTSTITGVEMFRKILDRGEAGDNVGLLLRGIDKADIKRGMVIIKPGSVKPHAKFKAEVYILKKEEGGRHTPFHNNYRPQFYVRTTDVTGVISLPAGVEMVMPGDNLTIEVALLSPIAMNVGLRFAIREGGRTVGAGQVTEIVE is encoded by the coding sequence ATGGCAAAGGAGAATTTTAATCGTTCCAAACCGCACTTAAACATAGGTACAATTGGACACGTAGATCACGGAAAAACTACATTAACTGCTGCAATTACAAAAGTATTGTCAGATGCTGGTTACTGTCAAGCAAAATCGTTTGATCAAATCGATAACGCTCCAGAGGAGAAAGAAAGAGGTATTACTATTAATACATCACACGTAGAGTACGAAACAGCTAACCGTCACTACGCTCACGTTGACTGTCCAGGTCACGCGGATTACGTAAAGAACATGGTTACTGGTGCTGCTCAAATGGACGGTGCTATCTTAGTAGTTGCTGCTACAGATGGTCCAATGCCACAAACTCGTGAGCACATCCTTTTAGGACGTCAGGTTGGTATTCCAAGAATCGTTGTTTTCATGAACAAAGTGGATATGGTTGATGATGCTGAGTTATTAGAGCTTGTTGAAATGGAAATTAGAGATTTATTATCTTTCTACGAATATGATGGAGATAATGGTCCTGTAGTTCAAGGTTCTGCTTTAGGAGGATTAAACAATGATCCAAACTGGGTACCTAAAATTATCGAATTAATGGAAGCTGTTGATAACTGGATCGAAGAGCCAGTACGTGACGTTGCTAAACCATTCTTGATGCCAGTTGAGGACGTATTTACAATTACAGGTCGTGGAACTGTTGCTACAGGTCGTATCGAAACTGGGGTTGCTAACACTGGAGATCCTGTTGAGATCATCGGTATGGGAGCTGAAAAATTAACTTCTACTATTACAGGAGTTGAGATGTTCCGTAAAATCCTTGATAGAGGTGAAGCTGGAGATAACGTAGGTTTATTGTTAAGAGGTATTGATAAAGCTGATATCAAAAGAGGTATGGTTATTATTAAGCCAGGTTCAGTAAAACCACACGCTAAATTCAAAGCTGAGGTTTATATCTTGAAAAAAGAAGAAGGTGGACGTCACACTCCATTCCACAATAACTACCGTCCACAGTTCTACGTACGTACAACTGACGTAACAGGAGTTATTTCTTTACCAGCAGGTGTAGAGATGGTAATGCCAGGTGATAACTTAACTATTGAGGTTGCTTTATTAAGTCCAATCGCTATGAACGTAGGTTTACGTTTCGCTATCCGTGAAGGTGGTAGAACAGTTGGTGCTGGACAAGTTACTGAAATCGTAGAGTAA
- the rplJ gene encoding 50S ribosomal protein L10: MTREEKSIAIENLTAQLAGTNIIYISDISGLNAETTSNLRRACFKAGIKLEVVKNTLLAKAMEASSNDYGDLPTVLSGNSAIFISDVANAPGKIIKDFRKKSDKPVLKGAYINSEVYIGDNQLDALATIKSKEELIGEIIGLLQSPAQRIISALQNKFAGSEEEGAE, translated from the coding sequence ATGACTAGAGAAGAAAAATCAATCGCGATTGAAAATTTAACTGCGCAGTTAGCTGGTACAAATATCATTTACATTTCTGATATTTCTGGTTTAAACGCAGAGACAACTTCAAACTTACGTAGAGCTTGTTTTAAAGCAGGTATCAAATTAGAGGTTGTAAAGAACACTTTGCTTGCAAAAGCAATGGAAGCTTCTTCTAATGATTATGGTGATTTACCTACAGTTTTATCAGGTAACAGTGCTATATTTATTTCTGATGTTGCTAATGCACCTGGAAAAATTATTAAAGATTTCCGTAAGAAATCTGATAAACCAGTTTTAAAAGGAGCTTACATCAATTCTGAAGTATATATTGGAGATAACCAATTAGATGCGTTAGCTACAATTAAATCTAAAGAAGAGCTTATTGGAGAAATCATTGGATTATTACAATCTCCAGCTCAAAGAATTATTTCTGCTTTACAAAACAAATTCGCAGGAAGCGAAGAAGAAGGAGCAGAGTAA
- the hpf gene encoding ribosome hibernation-promoting factor, HPF/YfiA family, producing the protein MKVDVHAVNFTVDRKLVDFIQERMDKLEKYYDRVVSADVFLKVERTSEKENKAVEIKINVPGDEFLVKKQCKTFEEAVELSAESLERLLVKRKEKIRAHI; encoded by the coding sequence ATGAAGGTAGATGTTCATGCAGTTAACTTTACTGTCGACAGAAAATTGGTGGATTTTATTCAAGAAAGAATGGATAAGCTTGAAAAGTATTACGACCGAGTGGTTTCGGCTGATGTTTTTTTAAAAGTTGAAAGAACAAGTGAGAAGGAGAATAAAGCAGTAGAGATTAAGATTAATGTTCCGGGAGATGAGTTTTTGGTTAAAAAGCAGTGTAAAACCTTTGAGGAAGCTGTGGAACTTTCGGCAGAATCGCTAGAACGTTTGCTGGTTAAAAGGAAAGAAAAAATTAGAGCACATATATAA
- the rplK gene encoding 50S ribosomal protein L11, whose product MAKEISKVVKLQVKGGAANPSPPVGPALGAAGVNIMEFCKQFNARTQDKPGKICPVQITVYKDKSFDFVVKTPPAAVQLMEAAKLKSGSGEPNRKKVASVTWEQIRTIAEDKMPDLNAFTIEKAMSMVAGTARSMGITVSGDAPF is encoded by the coding sequence ATGGCTAAAGAAATTAGTAAGGTAGTTAAACTACAAGTTAAGGGAGGTGCTGCGAACCCGTCGCCACCGGTTGGACCTGCTTTAGGAGCTGCTGGGGTTAATATCATGGAGTTTTGTAAGCAGTTCAATGCTAGAACTCAGGATAAACCTGGCAAAATTTGTCCAGTGCAAATCACTGTGTACAAAGACAAATCATTTGATTTTGTTGTTAAGACTCCTCCAGCAGCAGTTCAGTTAATGGAAGCTGCAAAGCTAAAATCTGGTTCTGGTGAGCCTAATCGTAAAAAAGTAGCTAGCGTTACTTGGGAACAAATTAGAACTATTGCTGAAGACAAAATGCCAGACTTAAATGCTTTTACAATTGAAAAAGCTATGAGTATGGTTGCTGGAACGGCTAGATCTATGGGTATAACTGTATCAGGAGATGCTCCTTTTTAA